In the genome of Microplitis demolitor isolate Queensland-Clemson2020A chromosome 5, iyMicDemo2.1a, whole genome shotgun sequence, the window tagcttgaaaaaatacattcggTATAATGATATTGATAGCCTTTGTCCATTCATCAATCTAACATTACATCACtttcactttaaaaaatattgagaaaaacCAAAATGCTTAGGCTCTTGGTTCACCTCTAACTTGATGCTGCTGGAAACTTTAAAAGTGACCACCAGTTTGCTCTTGATATACTTCGATAACATCGTCGTTTTCCATCTCGAGCTATAACAGAAAAGTACAATTCAATAAtaccattttattattatcaaaaaccACGTGATAGCACTTGAAAAATCTTAACCTGTTTTGGTGTTTCATCATCGTTGATTCGTTTTCCATCAAACAGAAACCTGAGCGATGTCATCGGAACTccctaataataattatttatttcaactcAATTTAGTggactttaaaattaaaaaaaaaaaattatataattatacatacaaCTCTGTCActgtaagatttttttaacttgccCATTTGAGTAGTCATTTTTACCCTGAAGTGAATTTCGTTACTGTcctacaaattaataattggatgttagaaaaaaaaattatgaaaaaaattaaaattgattgtaaattaaagaaaactaaCATTTCCAACGACTTTAAGTTTGATGTATTCTGAATTCGCATCACCTGGACCGGCGTCTGGTTTTTGTTCCTGTACAAAAACGAAGGTTATAG includes:
- the LOC103577292 gene encoding small ubiquitin-related modifier; amino-acid sequence: MSDNQEQKPDAGPGDANSEYIKLKVVGNDSNEIHFRVKMTTQMGKLKKSYSDRVGVPMTSLRFLFDGKRINDDETPKQLEMENDDVIEVYQEQTGGHF